Proteins from one Penaeus vannamei isolate JL-2024 chromosome 8, ASM4276789v1, whole genome shotgun sequence genomic window:
- the LOC113825223 gene encoding SRR1-like protein: MDADGFTVVSKKKAAKRRSAKPPADYVNTCEENVEDCLRKIIQAREDLEASEGFTTFRENLNEVKSSQQKEDGCRISSIVCYGLGQVSSSRIARYQTGLLLSIQEFFDVAVEVFDPAFSSLDERVLDSLNFTVVKENEEGKKSVSTSTLFYMPHCGKELYNNLLWANWNTESLPMCIIIGNSFNTIVQNVPSRILKQYYSFIERAAMLFEEYPLKSLVEHDDVFNDISIHLMKQENALSEKEKLLEECIEPDYEGCEAEIVRT, translated from the exons ATGGATGCAGATGGCTTTACCGTAGTTAGCAAAAAGAAGGCTGCCAAAAGAAGATCGGCAAAACCACCAGCAGATTATGTTAACACGTGTGAAGAGAATGTGGAGGACTGTTTAAG AAAAATCATTCAAGCAAGAGAAGACTTGGAAGCAAGCGAAGGCTTCACCACCTTCCGTGAGAATTTGAACGAGGTAAAGAGCTCCCAGCAGAAGGAAGATGGTTGCAGAATTTCTTCCATTGTCTGCTACGGTCTAGGTCAGGTTTCCTCTAGTAGGATTGCCAGGTACCAGACTGGGCTGCTCTTGTCCATTCAGGAGTTCTTTGATGTTGCCGTTGAGGTATTCGATCCTGCTTTCTCGTCGCTGGATGAGAGGGTGTTAGATTCACTGAATTTTACTGTcgttaaagaaaatgaagaggggaagaagagtgtTTCAACATCGACCCTGTTTTACATGCCTCATTGCGGAAAAGAATTGTACAATAACCTTTTGTGGGCAAACTGGAATACAGAATCACTTCCCATGTGTATAATTATAGGTAATAGCTTCAATACCATTGTACAAAATGTACCTTCAAGAATATTAAAACAGTATTATAGTTTTATCGAAAGAGCAGCAATGCTTTTTGAAGAATATCCTTTGAAATCGTTAGTGGAACATGATGATGTGTTCAATGATATTAGTATTCATCTCATGAAACAAGAAAATGCattaagtgaaaaagaaaagcttTTAGAAGAATGTATAGAGCCAGATTATGAAGGCTGTGAAGCTGAGATTGTGAGGACATGA
- the LOC113825371 gene encoding protein O-mannose kinase-like gives MVLCWKLQFLVIYSFIFFELCVCSKECDLGFFRIGEMKECHPWITCNDIKDMALGDLLGFGAVKQVYQSSWKGQAVAYVYINNRDFLEDFRAGLDFLKGIGANKFIVQLVGFCEEAHVYITEYHPLGNAANIQKVFSERNIMGLKERFQLCIDYVSILEFLHNSPLGTRVMCDSNTLNKTLEQYLITSSLNLILNDVDALPQVGREGIICGHREIRGEFVAPEQKWPHDGEEFTEERMPRYSEKVDIWKIPSVCNHFLGKSEEARIFRYHVFSIHRQCREKTPQARPSAGEVLQFYEDLLQRHFNEGIYSAKEEL, from the coding sequence ATGGTGCTCTGCTGGAAGTTACAGTTTCTTgttatatattctttcattttctttgaactCTGTGTATGCTCAAAAGAGTGTGATTTAGGCTTCTTCAGAATTGGGGAGATGAAAGAGTGTCACCCATGGATAACGTGCAATGATATAAAAGACATGGCTTTAGGCGATCTTCTTGGCTTTGGTGCTGTGAAGCAGGTTTACCAGTCGTCGTGGAAGGGTCAGGCTGTGGCATACGTCTACATTAACAACAGAGATTTTTTAGAAGATTTCAGAGCAGGATTAGATTTTCTGAAAGGCATTGGGGCAAATAAGTTCATTGTGCAGTTAGTTGGCTTCTGTGAGGAAGCTCATGTGTACATTACAGAGTATCATCCTTTAGGCAATGCTGCAAACATTCAGAAGGTATTTAGTGAAAGAAATATTATGGGCCTGAAAGAGAGATTTCAGTTATGCATAGACTATGTTAGTATACTGGAGTTCTTACACAACAGTCCTTTAGGTACAAGAGTAATGTGTGATTCGAATACACTGAATAAAACCTTAGAGCAGTATCTGATAACTTCCTCCCTAAACCTAATTTTGAATGATGTCGATGCCTTACCGCAAGTGGGACGTGAAGGCATCATCTGTGGACACAGGGAGATCAGGGGAGAGTTTGTGGCACCGGAGCAGAAGTGGCCACACGATGGAGAGGAATTCACGGAGGAGCGAATGCCTCGTTACAGCGAAAAGGTTGACATTTGGAAAATTCCTTCTGTGTGTAATCACTTTttagggaagagtgaggaggcgAGAATATTCCGATACCACGTCTTTTCAATTCACAGACAATGTCGGGAGAAAACGCCACAGGCTAGGCCATCAGCAGGGGAGGTTTTACAGTTTTATGAGGATCTTTTACAAAGGCATTTCAATGAAGGTATTTACAGTGCAAAAGAAGAATTATGA